In Cystobacter ferrugineus, the genomic window GTTCGGCGCCTTCCAGGTGTCGACACGACCCCGGACGGCGGATCCGCGTGAGGCAAGCGCGTCCGCCACACTCTTCGTCCCGGGTGCCCTCACGGTCATGACGCGCAGTCTGGGCACGGAGCTGAGCGGGGAGCGGGTCCTGGAAGCCCCTCACGCGGCGTACGTGCCAACCCGTGCGGCGGAGTTGTTTGGCCGCCAACCGGATGCCACCTCGCGCGCCCGGACCCTCGCCGACGAGGTCCAATACGCCCGGCCCCACCTCATTGGCCTGCAGCAGGTGACCGAGTTGAGGCTCCAATCACCCGGGGACGCGCTCTTCGGGGGCACCGAGCCGGCGCGGACGCCCTACGTGGATCCGCTCCCCCTGCTGCTCGGCGAACTGGAGGCACGGGGCCTGCGTTACCGGGAGGTGGCCCGGGTGCGCAACACGGACGTGGAGGTGCCCCTGCGTCGGGGGCAGGAGTTGGCCTTCGACGATCTGCGCCTGACGGACTTCGACATCATCCTCGCGCGCTCGGACGTGACGGTGCACCAGGTGCGCACGGGCAACTTCCTGGCACGCCGCGAGGTGAAGCTGCCGCGCATGGAGCCGGTGGAGCTGACGCGCGGGTGGGTATCGGTGGAGGCCGAGGTGGAGGGGCAGCACTACCGCTTCGTCAGCACGCACCTGGAGCCCGCGCCGGGCGAGGAGGGCTTGCGCGTGCAGCTCGCACAGGCCGAGGAGCTGATCGGCTTGCTGCGGGGCGAGACGCTGCCGGTGGTGCTGGTGGGGGACTTCAACTCGCCGGCGAACCTGGGGCTGGTAGGCGCGCCCACCTACCGGGAGCTGCTGCTCGCGGGCTACGTGGACGTGTGGACGCGCCGCCTGGGAGGCGCGCTCGCCTCGGGAGGAGGCCTGACGCTGGGGATGACGGCCATGGAGGAGCGGCTCAACCTGGTGCTGGTGCGCACGCCCGTGTCGCCCGCGCCCCGTCAGCTCGGCCCGGTGCTGGCCTATGGCGTGGGGGAGCTGCACGAGCGGCGGCGCTTCGGGCCGTGGCGCACGGACCTGTCCGGTGTGGTGGCGCGCCTGCGCATGCCCGTGTCCGCGCGCAACTGAGTACAGTCGTGGCCGTGAGCGAGCCGCCCCGAGTCCTCGTCGCCGAGCAACCCCACTACCTGCCGTGGCTGGACTTCTACGAGCAGCTCGCGCGGGCGGACACGCTGGTGGTGCTGGACAACGTGCAGTGGCTGCGGCGGGGCTGGCAGCGCCGGGCGCGGGTGGCCCTGCCCCCTGGCGCTCCCCTGCCCCCGCCCACCGAGCCCGCCTACCAGTGGCTGACGATTCCCCTCGAGGGCGCCCATCGCGACACGCGCATCGGCGACCTGGCGGTGGACACGAGCCAGCCCTGGACGCGCAAGCACCTGGCCACGCTGACGATGCTCTACGGCCGCAGGCCCTACTTCCGCTCCCAGGTGCTGCCCCGGCTCGAGCACTTCTACGCCGCGGCGGCCGGTGAGCGCGGCCCCGGCTCGCTCTTGCGCACGCTGCTCTCGAGCATGACGCTCTTCGCCGAGCCCTTGGGGTTCGCGCCGCGCCTGGTCCTCGCCTCGAGCCTCGCGCGCTCACTGCCGGACAAGACCGAGCGCCTGGCGGACTACTGCGTCCAGCTCGGCCAGGACACGTACTACTCGGCGGTGGGCTCGCTCTACCTGCGGCCCGGCCCCTTCCGGGAGCGCGACGTGCGCCTGCTGTGGCAGAAGTTCCGCTATCCCGTGTACGAGCAGGGCCGCTCCGGCGAGCGCTTCGTGGTGGGCCTGTCCATCGTGGACGTGCTGTCCAACGTCCCCGTGGACACGGTGCGCGAGTGGCTCGCGCCCAGCCCCTGGGGGCCCTTCGCCCGGCCCGCTCCGGAGCCGGAGCGCTGAGGCTCCAGGCTCCGCGAGGCCCCACGCTCAGGACGCCGTGGAGTCGTCCTTGTCGAAGCGCACGAAGTAGCTGCGCACCGCGGCATCCACCAGTTCATGGGTGAGCCGGGGAGACTCGCCCTGGTAGTGCGCCATGTCGATCATCTGATCCAACAGATCGCGCGGCTGGCACGCCGCGAAGGCACGGCTGTTGGGCGTGTAGTGGGTGTCGATGAGGTACTGCACGACGCCGGCGTCGTAGTCCACGCCGCGCTTGCGGCACATCACCTCGAAGATCTGATGGAACAAGTCCTCGTCCGGCCGCTGCACCTCGAGCTTGTAGCGCACGCGGCGCAGGAAGGCGTCGTCGACGAGAGCGCTCGGATCCAGGTTGGTGGAGAAGGCGGAGAACACGTCGAAGGGCACCTGCACCTTCTTGCCCGTGTGCAGCGTGAGCATGTCCACGTCGCTCTCCAGCGGGACGATCCACCGGTTGAGCAGGTCCTTGGGTGACACCTTCTGACGGCCGAAGTCGTCGATGAGGAGCATCCCGTTGGTGGCCTTCATCTGGAAGGGCGCCTCGTAGTACTTGACCTCGGGCGAGTACACGAGATCGAGCATCTCCAGCGTGAGCTCGCCCCCGACGACGACGAGGGGCCGGCGGCAGCGCACCCAGCGCCTGTCGTAGGACTGGGCACCGGCATCCTCCTCCACGGGCTTGTGCAGGATGTTGTCGTAGATGCGGACGATGAAGTCGTCGATGAGGATGGCGTGGGGGATGAAGATGTCCCCATCGAAGCAGTTGACCATCCCCTGGCAGATGGCCGTCTTGCCGTTGCCCGGAGGTCCGTAGAAGAAGATGGCGCGCCCGGAGTTCATCGCCGGACCGATGCCGTCGAAGATGTAGTCGCGGATGATGAGGTCGCCGAACTTGTCCTCCATCCGCTGGCGGGTGATGCGGTTGCCGCGGATGGTCTGCTTCTTCACGGCGCCAATCCACTCCTGGAGCGTGACGGGAGCGGGGCCGTTGTAGCGGTTGCGATCGAGGATCTGCCGCAGCACGTCCGTGGCGAACGTGGTGAGCTGGTAGATCATCGTGGACTTGCCGAGGCCCGAGCCGCCACCGCCGCGGATGTCGATGTACTTCTGGCGGCGCAGGCCCTCGAGCACGTCATCCACCACGGAGGTGGGCAGCTTGAGGCGGTTGGCGATGTCCATGCCCCGCATCTCGCCCGCGTAGAAGATGGCCTTGAGGACGAGCTCCTCCACCATGCTGGCGGTGAGGCCGGACTCCTCGAGCGTGCGCGGCTGGGCGGGCCAGAAGCGCGTGCCCTCCGGCGGCTCTCCCGCCTCGGTGGGCAGGGCACGGCGTCCGGTGCTGGTGCTGGTGCGGCGCTCGGGCCCGGCCGGATTGCCACCCGAGGCGCCCGTGCGGCGCTCGACGACCCCGGCGGACGGCTCCGAGGGCGGCGGCGGAGGACCCGGACGGCGCGAGTCGCTCCCCACCGACGGCGGCTCCGCGCCGGAGCCCGGCGGAGTGGCACGGCGTTGCGGCTCGGTGAAGGGAGGGGGCGTGTCCAGACGCGGAGGGGGAGGCGTGGTCCGCCGCTCGGAGGGCTCGACCTCGGAGGCGGGGGGAGGAGGAGGGGCGCGGCGGTCGGCCACCGGCTCCACGGAGGTCAGGCTCCGGCGGGGCTCGGCCGGGGGGGCGGGCCGGCGCTCGAGGAAGGCACTGGGGCCGACGGGCCGGCGCTCGCTCGGCGCCAGGGTGGGCGGACTCCTCGGCGGGCCTGGGGGCGCTCCGAGACCAGGGGACGGCCGGGCCCGGAGAGGCGAGGAGAGAGGGCCCGCCGCGACCGTGGGGATCTCCTGGGGAGTAATGGTGCGGCTGGTATCTCGCTCGATGTCGTCGGGGGACTCGAATCCGGGGGGACTCGCCCCCGGCCTCCGCTGCTCGGCCATGCGTGCTCCGGGTTGAGAGACCGACTCTATCAGGACCCGGCGGTGCTAGGTTGTACCGTATGAGCTTCTTCCAGGAACCGCCCCGGCTGGGCAACCAGTATGACGAGGACGTCTTGCTGCGCAGCTACCTCGAGCGGGTGCTGCCCCCCGACCTGAAGGCCTCGCTCGAGGACGAGTTCCGAGAGCTGGGCGAGCTGTCGGGCGGCTACTTCTACGATTTCCAGCTCAGGGACTGGCAGAACGAGCCCGTGCTGACCCAGTGGAACGCCTGGGGCCAGCGGGTGGACCACATCGAGGTGACCCCCCTGTGGAAGGAAGCCCAGGAGCTGACGGCGAAGCGGGGGCTGGTGGCGGTGGCGTACGAGCAGAAGAGCGGAGACCGCTCGCGCGTGCACCAGTTCGCGCTCAACTACCTCATCCAACCGTCACTGGACATCTACTCGTGCCCGCTGGCGATGACGGACGGGGCGGCGCGCACGCTGGTGTCGCTGGGCAACAAGGATCTGGTGGAGCGCGCCCTGCCCCACCTGACGTCGAGGGATCCGGCGACGTTCTGGACGTCGGGCCAGTGGATGACGGAGCGCACGGGCGGCTCGGACGTGGGGCTGACGCAGACGGTGGCGCGGCGGGACGCCGAGGGGTGGAGGCTGTACGGGACGAAGTGGTTCACCTCGGCGACGACGGCGCAGATGGCGCTGGCGCTGGCGCGGCCCGAGGGCAATGGGGAGGGAGGCAAGGGCCTGGCGCTCTTCTACGTGGAGACGCGGGGGGCGGATGGGCGGATGAACGGGATTCAAATCAACCGGCTGAAGGACAAGCTGGGCACGCGCAAGGTGCCGACGGCGGAGCTGACGCTGGACGGGGCGCGGGCGGTGCCGGTGGCGGGGCTGACGGACGGCATCCGCAACATGGCGTCGATGCTGAACGTGACACGCACGTGGAACGCCGTGGCGTCCGCGTGGATGATGCGGCGGGGGCTGGCGCTGTCGCGCGACTACGCGAAGCGGCGGGTGCAGTTCGGCGCGCCGCTGGCCCAGAAGCCGTTGCACGTGGACACGCTGGCGGGGCTGGAGGCGGAGTTCCACGGGGGCTTCCTGCTGGCGTTCCGGGCGGCGGAGCTGCTGGGCAGGATGGAGGCGGGCACGGCGACGGAGGAGGAGCTGCTCCTGCAGCGGCTGGTGACGCCGCTGGCGAAGCTGACGCTGGGGCGGCAGACGGTGCACGTGGCGTCGGAGGTGGTGGAGGGGTTTGGCGGCGCGGGGTACGTGGAGGACACGGGCGTGCCGCGGCTCTTGGCGGACGCGCAGGTGTTGTCCATCTGGGAGGGGACGACGAACGTGCTCTCGCTGGACGCGCTGCGGGCGATGGCCAGGGGGGGCGCGCTGGAGGCGCTGGACGTGGACGCGCGGCGGCGGCTGGCGGCGGCGAAGGACGCGGGACTGCGGCCGGGCGTGGTGGTGGTGGAGGACGCGCTCGGCAAGGCGCGGGCGTGGGTGATGGAGGCGATGAAGGACCCGGCGGGCGTGGAGGCGGGAGCGCGGCGGTTCGCGCTGACGCTGGGCCGCGCCTACGAGCTGGCGCTGCTGGTGGAGCACGCGCAGTGGTGCCTGGACCACGGATACGGCCCGAGGGCGATGGCGGCGGCGCGGCGGCTCACGCGCCATGGCGTGGATTTGCTCGCCGACACGAACCTGGAGGAGTCCCGGCTGCTCGTGGAGTAGTCAGCGCGCCCAGAGACCACCCAGCTCCAGCAGGAGCGGCGTGAAGGGCTCGGCGCGCACGAGGGCCTGTCCGCTGTGAGTGCCCAGCGGCTCCCTGCGGACCCCCTCCAGCCCGTACACCTCCAGGGCCTGCCGCGGCGGGTCCACCTACCACTAGGTGGCGCACGCCCTCGCGGGCATAGACCTTCATCTTCTTCTCCCGGTCCAGCAGCGCCGTGGA contains:
- a CDS encoding ATPase; the protein is MAEQRRPGASPPGFESPDDIERDTSRTITPQEIPTVAAGPLSSPLRARPSPGLGAPPGPPRSPPTLAPSERRPVGPSAFLERRPAPPAEPRRSLTSVEPVADRRAPPPPPASEVEPSERRTTPPPPRLDTPPPFTEPQRRATPPGSGAEPPSVGSDSRRPGPPPPPSEPSAGVVERRTGASGGNPAGPERRTSTSTGRRALPTEAGEPPEGTRFWPAQPRTLEESGLTASMVEELVLKAIFYAGEMRGMDIANRLKLPTSVVDDVLEGLRRQKYIDIRGGGGSGLGKSTMIYQLTTFATDVLRQILDRNRYNGPAPVTLQEWIGAVKKQTIRGNRITRQRMEDKFGDLIIRDYIFDGIGPAMNSGRAIFFYGPPGNGKTAICQGMVNCFDGDIFIPHAILIDDFIVRIYDNILHKPVEEDAGAQSYDRRWVRCRRPLVVVGGELTLEMLDLVYSPEVKYYEAPFQMKATNGMLLIDDFGRQKVSPKDLLNRWIVPLESDVDMLTLHTGKKVQVPFDVFSAFSTNLDPSALVDDAFLRRVRYKLEVQRPDEDLFHQIFEVMCRKRGVDYDAGVVQYLIDTHYTPNSRAFAACQPRDLLDQMIDMAHYQGESPRLTHELVDAAVRSYFVRFDKDDSTAS
- a CDS encoding WbqC family protein, translated to MSEPPRVLVAEQPHYLPWLDFYEQLARADTLVVLDNVQWLRRGWQRRARVALPPGAPLPPPTEPAYQWLTIPLEGAHRDTRIGDLAVDTSQPWTRKHLATLTMLYGRRPYFRSQVLPRLEHFYAAAAGERGPGSLLRTLLSSMTLFAEPLGFAPRLVLASSLARSLPDKTERLADYCVQLGQDTYYSAVGSLYLRPGPFRERDVRLLWQKFRYPVYEQGRSGERFVVGLSIVDVLSNVPVDTVREWLAPSPWGPFARPAPEPER
- a CDS encoding endonuclease/exonuclease/phosphatase family protein, which encodes MKYILAVGISMMVFGAFQVSTRPRTADPREASASATLFVPGALTVMTRSLGTELSGERVLEAPHAAYVPTRAAELFGRQPDATSRARTLADEVQYARPHLIGLQQVTELRLQSPGDALFGGTEPARTPYVDPLPLLLGELEARGLRYREVARVRNTDVEVPLRRGQELAFDDLRLTDFDIILARSDVTVHQVRTGNFLARREVKLPRMEPVELTRGWVSVEAEVEGQHYRFVSTHLEPAPGEEGLRVQLAQAEELIGLLRGETLPVVLVGDFNSPANLGLVGAPTYRELLLAGYVDVWTRRLGGALASGGGLTLGMTAMEERLNLVLVRTPVSPAPRQLGPVLAYGVGELHERRRFGPWRTDLSGVVARLRMPVSARN
- a CDS encoding acyl-CoA dehydrogenase family protein translates to MSFFQEPPRLGNQYDEDVLLRSYLERVLPPDLKASLEDEFRELGELSGGYFYDFQLRDWQNEPVLTQWNAWGQRVDHIEVTPLWKEAQELTAKRGLVAVAYEQKSGDRSRVHQFALNYLIQPSLDIYSCPLAMTDGAARTLVSLGNKDLVERALPHLTSRDPATFWTSGQWMTERTGGSDVGLTQTVARRDAEGWRLYGTKWFTSATTAQMALALARPEGNGEGGKGLALFYVETRGADGRMNGIQINRLKDKLGTRKVPTAELTLDGARAVPVAGLTDGIRNMASMLNVTRTWNAVASAWMMRRGLALSRDYAKRRVQFGAPLAQKPLHVDTLAGLEAEFHGGFLLAFRAAELLGRMEAGTATEEELLLQRLVTPLAKLTLGRQTVHVASEVVEGFGGAGYVEDTGVPRLLADAQVLSIWEGTTNVLSLDALRAMARGGALEALDVDARRRLAAAKDAGLRPGVVVVEDALGKARAWVMEAMKDPAGVEAGARRFALTLGRAYELALLVEHAQWCLDHGYGPRAMAAARRLTRHGVDLLADTNLEESRLLVE